CGCGCGCGAGGGTTTCGAGGTGTTGAACTTGGCGCCGCCGATGCAGGCTTACGCCGATGCGCATCAGGCGTTCCTCGCCGGCTTCAAGACGACCAAACTCGGAGTGGGGCATTGGAACGCTGACGGCCATCGGGTGGCCGGCGAGCTTATCGCGCAGAAGATCTGCGCGATGCTCTCGGGGGGGCACGCATCCCGAACTCGCGCATTGAGTGCGCCGGCGGCGATGCTCCGTCGGACTTGCGGCGGCGTGCCCCGCCCCCTATGGTTTTTGACGGGCGGCGGTTGGACGCCCGTAACGAGGGGGAATACCACACATGACCGACTCAAAGGCGGCCGAATCGAGAAGGATGGGCGCTAACCGCGGCCACATCTTGATCGCGGCGCTGACGGCCGCATTCGGACTGCTGGCGCTGGCCGCGACCGCAAGACCGCAGGGTCAAGCGCAGCCTACGCCTCAGCCGACCAAGGAAGCCCGTCACGGCAAGGCAGGCGCGCACGCCAAGCAAGCGAAGGCGGCGACGAAAAAGCGAAGAGTCATCCCGGTGACGATCGCCAAGGGCGAAACCTACACCATCTCCGGCCTCAAACAGGGCGCCAAAACCGACTCGAAAGCGGGAAAGAATCCCAACGCGCTCAGCATCCAGCCGCAGTCCTCGGGCGATATCATCCTGCTTGGCACCGAAGGCGGCAGCTGGAAGATCGATGCGACGCTCGCCGATGGCGAAGAAGTGACGTACGACGTGAAGGTCAAGGCCGAAGCGCCGCCGATTAATTCGCTCGCTCCGGGCAGCGCTCCAACGGCGATCGGACCTTGACCGCTATCGCGCCCTGACGGCGACGATCCGCCGTCGGGCTGCGCGGCTCAACGCCGCCGGCCTCGGCCCTCAGCGCGGCGGCAGGACCAGGATCTGGCCGTTCATCTCCGGCTGATGCACGGCGCATCGAAAGGCGAAAAGCCCCTCGCGATGGAACGTATATGTGTATGAGGTCTTCGACAGGGGCTTAAGCCGCAGATGCATCAGCGCGTGCCCCGGGCGATCCTCGAGCATGAAATCATGATCGTCATCAGACTGCAGGTTCCACAGCGTTATCCGCGTCGGCTGGTCGCGATGGACCGCGATGAAAGCCGGTGAGAAGGCATAGACTTCGCCGAAATGCCCGATCGTCTCCTTGGGCCCCGTCTCCTTGACCGCGACCGCTTCGGTAAGGATGACGATGTCGGCGGTAGCGCCGCCGTCGCTCGCCACCGTCACGATCCTGGAGGCGGCAGCGTCAGGCATGAAAGAACGCGCCGCGCCCTCCGCCGGGGCCGCCCGGGACCTCGTATCGGCGGCCCCTGCGGATAACCCAATGAGCATCGCGGCCGCGACGCAGACGGCGGTCAGGCACGCTTGCGTTCGCGGCAGCCGGCCTGGTAGCGGGGGAGAACAGGAATCGCATTGCGGATACATAGTCGTCCTCTCGCGCGGCAAATCGCGCCGCGGCGGCCATCGTGTTGCGTCTTTGATCCGGTTAGGATTTTAGGCGATGTCGAACGATTCTCGCATATCCGGCGCGGGACGCGTCGTCCTGGTCACCGGTGGAGCCGGCTTTATCGGATCGCATCTGGCCGATGCGTTGCTCGAGCGCGGCCATGCGGTTCGCGTGCTCGACAATTTCATGACCGGCAGCCGCGCGAACCTCAACCCGCGCGCCGAGCTTATTGAGGCCGACGTCCGCGAGTCTGCGGCGATCGAACCGGCCTTCGCCGGGGTCGATTGCGTTTTTCATACCGCGGCGCTGCCGCGCGTGGGATTGTCGATCGAACGACCGGTCGAGACCCATCTGGTCAACGTGGTCGGCACGCTCAATGTGCTGATGGCGGCGCGCGCGTCCCGCGTGCGCCGCGTGATCTATTCGGGATCCTCGTCGGTTTACGGCGAACAACCGGGGGCGCATCCGCGGATGGCGCTTAGCGAGACGATGCCGCCGAATCCGCTAAGCCCCTATGCGTTGCAGAAGCTGATGGGCGAGGAATACATGCGCATGTTCCATCGGCTGTACGGCTTGAGCGCGGTCTCGCTGCGCTACTTCAGCGTGTATGGGCCGCGAATGGACCTGGAAGGGGCGTACGCGACGGTTATCGGAGCGTTTCTGCGCGCCCGGCGCGAGGGGCGGCCGCTCGAGATTCGCGGAGATGGCGAGCAGCGGCGCGACTTCACTCACGTGCGCGATGTGGTGCGGGCGAACCTGGCCGCGATGGACTGTGCGCTATCCGACGGTAGCGCGATCAACGTCGGGCGCGGCGACTCGCTCAGCGTCAATCAGATCGCGGCGCTCGTCGGCGGACCGCGCGTAAGCGCCGCGCCGCGGCCGGGCGAACCGCGCGACACGCTGGCCGACCTCGCGCGCAGCCGCGCGATCCTTGGATGGAGTCCCGAAATCGCGACCGCGGACGGGGTGCGCGAGCTGATGCGGCTTTACGGACTGCCGCTGGCCGGATGAGCCCTCAGTAGGGTTTGCTGACCAGCACGCGATCGGCTTTGAGGGCGTCGATTTGCGCGTCGGAGTAGTCCAGGTATTTGCGCAGGATCAACTCGTTGTGCTCGCCGAGCAGCGGCGCCTGCAGATTCTTCGGGCTGGGAAATTCCGAAAAGCGAATCGGGAAGCCCGGAACCTTGATATCGCCGAGTACCTGATCGTGCACGTCGGCCACGGTGCCGCGCTCGCGCAGGTGCGGATGGTTCATCGCCTCCTCCAGCGCGCGAATCGGCGCGACCGGGATGCGCGCCGCGCGCATCACGTCGAGCGACTTGTCGTCATCGGGCATCGAGGCGAGCCAGGCCTCGACCACCTCGGTCACCGCGTCGCGATTCTTCACCCGCGCCGCCAGGTCGGCAAAGCGGGGATCTCGCGCAAGCTCCGGCCGTCCCATCGCCTCGCAGAAGAGCGCCCAATGCCGATCCATCCAGGCCATGATGATGAAATAAATCTTGCGTCCCTTGAAAACCCCGCACGGGCTGAGCCCCGGATAGTAGCGGCCGGAGCGCTCGACGTGCGCGCTCCCGCCGCTCGCGCTGAATAGCTCCACGCCCATGTCCTGGTAGCCGAAGTACGAGTCGAGCAGCGAGACGTCGATATACTGTCCGACGCCGGAGCGCTCGCGATGGAGCAGCGCGCACGCGATCGCCCCCATTCCGTGTACGCCCGTGCTGACGTCGCCGATCGCCATCAGCGGAATTACCGGCGGCCCGTCCTTGTCGCCGATTAGCCCGGTGACGCCGGCGTAGGCCTGGCCGATCAGATCGAAACCGGGATCCTCGGAGAGCGGCCCGGTCTGCCCGAAAGTCGACACCGAGCACATCACGATGCGCGGGTTGAGCTTGCTCACTTCGGGATAGCCGAAACCGAGCCGCGCGATCGTGCCGGGCGCGAAGTTTTCGACCAGGACGTCGACCCGCTTGGTAAGCTCGCGCAGGATCGCGGCGCCCTCGGGGTGGCGCGCGTCGAGGCAGAGGCTCATCTTGCCCAGGTTGTGCTGGACGTAGTAGCCGCTGCGGTTGTCGCGCACGTAAGGGATGAGCCGCGCGCGGTCGCCGTCGGGCGCGAGTTCGACCTTGATAACCTCGGCCCCCATCGTCGCCATCAACCGCGTCACCGTCG
The window above is part of the Candidatus Binataceae bacterium genome. Proteins encoded here:
- a CDS encoding CaiB/BaiF CoA-transferase family protein, whose amino-acid sequence is MASAQFRHVLDGYKVLDFTQFVAGPTVTRLMATMGAEVIKVELAPDGDRARLIPYVRDNRSGYYVQHNLGKMSLCLDARHPEGAAILRELTKRVDVLVENFAPGTIARLGFGYPEVSKLNPRIVMCSVSTFGQTGPLSEDPGFDLIGQAYAGVTGLIGDKDGPPVIPLMAIGDVSTGVHGMGAIACALLHRERSGVGQYIDVSLLDSYFGYQDMGVELFSASGGSAHVERSGRYYPGLSPCGVFKGRKIYFIIMAWMDRHWALFCEAMGRPELARDPRFADLAARVKNRDAVTEVVEAWLASMPDDDKSLDVMRAARIPVAPIRALEEAMNHPHLRERGTVADVHDQVLGDIKVPGFPIRFSEFPSPKNLQAPLLGEHNELILRKYLDYSDAQIDALKADRVLVSKPY
- a CDS encoding NAD-dependent epimerase/dehydratase family protein, whose product is MSNDSRISGAGRVVLVTGGAGFIGSHLADALLERGHAVRVLDNFMTGSRANLNPRAELIEADVRESAAIEPAFAGVDCVFHTAALPRVGLSIERPVETHLVNVVGTLNVLMAARASRVRRVIYSGSSSVYGEQPGAHPRMALSETMPPNPLSPYALQKLMGEEYMRMFHRLYGLSAVSLRYFSVYGPRMDLEGAYATVIGAFLRARREGRPLEIRGDGEQRRDFTHVRDVVRANLAAMDCALSDGSAINVGRGDSLSVNQIAALVGGPRVSAAPRPGEPRDTLADLARSRAILGWSPEIATADGVRELMRLYGLPLAG